In the Thermococcus sp. MAR1 genome, one interval contains:
- the tgtA gene encoding tRNA guanosine(15) transglycosylase TgtA yields the protein MVEFRFEVRARDAAGRIGKLTVNGKTIETPAIMPVINPKQLIVTPKELREMGFGMIITNSYIIYKTPELREKALELGIHGLLGYDGIIEVDSGSFQLMRYGGVDVTNREIIEFQEMIGVDVGTFLDIPTPPDAPREKAEEDLRITLERAKEAEEVKNIAMNAAVQGSTYPDLRTYAAKKLSDMNFEIHPVGAVVPLMESYRYKDLVDVVIASKQGLRPDRPVHLFGAGHPMIFALAVAMGIDLFDSASYALYAKDDRYLTPEGTKRLEELEYFPCSCPVCSRYTPQELREMPKEERTRLLALHNLWVIREELNRVKQAIKEGILWELVDERARSHPKMFAAYKRLLEYRDYLEKNEPVTKASAFFKVSEEALRWPTAVRAKERAERVKSKFPETVEHPIFGGIPKYLSLSYPFAQSEGEEDFTITKPARGEARSYIMAIAEYQFGEGAGEAFRDAFVELSRKTGMPRQIKAKGKHLATFRAEDGLLTLGIEGAKRLHEILPFPRMRVVVNSDAEPFARKGKNVFAKFVVDADPEIRPYDEVLVVNERDELLATGQTLLSGEELKVFRSGLAVKVRRGVGK from the coding sequence ATGGTCGAGTTCAGGTTTGAGGTCAGGGCGAGAGACGCCGCCGGAAGGATAGGGAAGCTGACCGTTAACGGAAAAACGATAGAGACTCCAGCTATAATGCCGGTCATCAACCCGAAGCAGCTTATAGTGACACCGAAGGAACTCAGGGAGATGGGCTTTGGAATGATAATCACTAACTCCTACATCATCTACAAGACGCCCGAACTCAGGGAGAAGGCCCTTGAGCTTGGAATCCACGGGCTCCTCGGTTACGACGGCATAATCGAGGTGGATTCCGGCTCCTTCCAGCTCATGCGCTACGGCGGCGTGGACGTCACGAACCGCGAAATAATCGAGTTCCAGGAGATGATAGGCGTCGATGTAGGCACCTTTCTTGACATTCCGACCCCACCGGATGCACCGAGAGAGAAGGCCGAGGAGGACCTCAGAATAACCCTTGAAAGGGCAAAGGAAGCCGAGGAAGTCAAGAACATCGCGATGAACGCGGCAGTCCAGGGATCCACCTATCCTGACTTGAGAACCTATGCCGCTAAAAAGCTCAGCGATATGAACTTTGAGATTCACCCGGTTGGGGCAGTCGTCCCGCTGATGGAGAGCTACAGATATAAAGACCTTGTTGATGTAGTTATCGCTTCAAAGCAGGGGCTCAGGCCCGACAGGCCGGTTCACCTCTTCGGCGCAGGCCACCCGATGATTTTCGCTTTAGCGGTCGCGATGGGGATTGACCTCTTCGACTCAGCCAGCTACGCCCTCTACGCCAAGGATGACCGCTACCTGACGCCCGAGGGGACGAAGAGGCTTGAGGAGCTCGAGTACTTCCCCTGCTCCTGTCCGGTCTGTTCCCGCTACACGCCTCAGGAACTCCGCGAGATGCCGAAGGAAGAGAGGACGAGGCTTCTGGCTCTCCACAACCTCTGGGTAATCCGCGAGGAGCTCAACCGGGTCAAGCAGGCGATAAAGGAGGGAATCCTCTGGGAGCTCGTCGATGAGCGCGCCCGCTCACACCCGAAGATGTTCGCCGCCTACAAGAGACTGCTGGAGTATAGGGACTACCTCGAAAAGAACGAGCCGGTGACCAAGGCGAGTGCCTTCTTCAAGGTGAGCGAGGAGGCACTGCGCTGGCCGACTGCTGTGAGGGCTAAGGAGAGGGCAGAGCGCGTTAAGAGCAAGTTCCCTGAGACGGTAGAACACCCTATATTCGGCGGGATTCCGAAGTACCTCAGCCTCAGCTATCCCTTCGCCCAGAGCGAGGGCGAGGAGGACTTCACCATAACCAAGCCCGCCAGGGGGGAGGCGAGGAGCTACATCATGGCCATAGCGGAGTACCAGTTCGGAGAAGGCGCTGGGGAAGCGTTCAGAGATGCCTTCGTCGAGCTGTCGAGAAAGACCGGAATGCCGAGGCAGATAAAGGCCAAGGGCAAGCACCTCGCGACCTTCAGGGCTGAAGATGGCCTCTTAACCCTCGGCATCGAGGGGGCTAAGAGACTCCACGAGATACTGCCGTTCCCGAGGATGCGCGTTGTGGTTAACAGTGACGCTGAGCCCTTCGCGAGGAAGGGTAAGAACGTCTTTGCCAAGTTCGTCGTTGATGCCGACCCCGAGATAAGGCCCTACGACGAGGTTTTGGTGGTGAACGAGAGGGACGAGCTCCTAGCGACTGGACAGACACTCCTGAGCGGTGAGGAACTGAAGGTCTTCCGGAGCGGTTTAGCCGTGAAGGTTCGCAGGGGCGTTGGGAAGTAG
- a CDS encoding inorganic phosphate transporter has product MIIPTALFMAWAIGANDSAKAVGTAVGSGVIGFKRAVLLIGIFTTLGVIIGGSSVSGTVSGLAEGMSAVEVGLVLFSAASAVTLASLWGRPISTTQSIIGGLVGASLALGLPVDWWTVGKIASAWVLSPIVAALFAVAVYRLYKPMVRRIKCLRNLELTQKWLVFTAAAFSAFNLGANELSNVAGLMEGLGINGPFRLALAITLALGALTFSYEVMMTVGRDISPLGPTSAFSSQFGASLAVSAANLIGLPVSSGQAIVGAISGLGLYKGEHVNLKLLAGIVKGWVIAPVFAGTIAYVLITFLA; this is encoded by the coding sequence ATGATAATCCCGACGGCTCTCTTCATGGCGTGGGCGATAGGTGCGAACGACAGTGCAAAGGCCGTTGGAACTGCCGTTGGCTCAGGGGTTATCGGCTTCAAACGGGCCGTGCTGCTCATAGGTATCTTCACAACGCTCGGCGTTATCATCGGTGGTTCCAGCGTTTCTGGAACGGTCAGCGGACTGGCCGAGGGAATGTCCGCGGTTGAGGTCGGTCTCGTCCTCTTCAGCGCCGCCTCCGCTGTAACCCTCGCGAGCCTCTGGGGAAGGCCAATCTCAACGACCCAGTCCATAATAGGTGGCCTCGTCGGGGCTTCCCTTGCCCTTGGACTGCCGGTCGACTGGTGGACCGTTGGAAAAATAGCATCGGCGTGGGTTCTCTCACCGATCGTCGCCGCGCTCTTCGCGGTGGCCGTCTACCGTCTCTATAAGCCCATGGTGAGGAGGATAAAATGCCTAAGAAACCTTGAACTGACCCAGAAGTGGCTCGTCTTCACGGCGGCGGCTTTTTCGGCCTTCAACCTCGGTGCCAACGAGCTCTCCAACGTCGCTGGACTGATGGAGGGCCTAGGAATCAACGGCCCCTTCAGACTGGCTCTGGCCATTACCCTGGCTCTGGGAGCACTGACCTTCAGCTACGAGGTGATGATGACGGTCGGAAGGGACATCTCACCCCTCGGGCCAACGTCGGCCTTTTCAAGCCAGTTCGGTGCATCTTTAGCAGTGAGCGCGGCCAACCTCATCGGCCTGCCCGTCAGCTCGGGCCAGGCCATAGTGGGGGCCATAAGCGGCCTGGGCCTCTACAAGGGCGAGCATGTGAACCTCAAACTCCTCGCGGGGATTGTGAAGGGCTGGGTAATAGCCCCGGTTTTCGCGGGAACCATAGCATACGTTCTCATCACGTTTTTAGCTTAG
- a CDS encoding glycosyltransferase family 2 protein produces MNPLLLALFVILLWDGYFFFNYIISLFKNYRIREWSPKVSIIIPAYNEGERVLRAIKSALAQNYPDFEVIVIDDGSEDNTFKVASSVKDPHLRVYRAEHGGKAKALNFGLSKASGEIVVTTDADSSLEPDAVGELVRRFYSDEVLGVGGQVRVAGSSFLEMAQDAEHLRIAMFRRAKELDDLSLAPGPIAAFRREALERIGGFVEDIVEDYATTKAVKEFGKVVYAPRARVWTEMPKSLRILWGQRKRWFLGDLKNLGGGFTKDLAFLLLSDVVAFFDVIVPPLLLITGQFELFALWWFFETFTMLLPTLFEGGRLINALLFPVIVWFWAAFYLALHVYGYLSVLPGRV; encoded by the coding sequence ATGAACCCGCTCCTCCTCGCTCTCTTCGTCATCCTCCTCTGGGACGGTTACTTTTTCTTCAATTACATAATTAGCCTCTTCAAGAATTACAGAATTCGGGAATGGTCTCCCAAAGTCTCAATCATTATCCCTGCTTACAACGAAGGAGAAAGGGTTCTTAGGGCGATAAAATCTGCTCTCGCTCAGAATTATCCCGACTTCGAAGTTATAGTAATTGACGACGGGAGCGAGGACAACACCTTCAAAGTGGCTTCCTCAGTAAAAGACCCCCACCTGAGGGTTTACAGGGCAGAGCATGGAGGAAAGGCTAAAGCCTTGAACTTCGGCCTCTCGAAGGCCAGTGGGGAGATTGTAGTCACGACCGACGCCGACAGCTCTCTCGAACCTGATGCCGTGGGAGAGCTGGTGAGGCGCTTCTACTCCGATGAAGTCCTCGGCGTCGGCGGTCAGGTCCGCGTCGCCGGAAGCTCTTTTCTTGAGATGGCGCAGGATGCCGAGCACCTCAGGATAGCGATGTTCCGCAGGGCGAAGGAGCTGGACGACCTGAGCCTAGCCCCGGGCCCGATAGCGGCCTTCCGCAGGGAGGCCCTTGAGAGGATAGGCGGCTTCGTTGAGGATATAGTTGAGGACTACGCCACGACGAAGGCCGTTAAGGAGTTTGGGAAGGTCGTCTACGCTCCCCGCGCGAGGGTCTGGACTGAGATGCCAAAGAGCCTAAGGATCCTTTGGGGACAGAGAAAGCGCTGGTTTCTCGGCGACCTGAAGAACCTTGGCGGCGGTTTCACCAAGGACCTGGCCTTTCTGCTCCTCTCCGATGTTGTGGCGTTTTTCGATGTGATTGTTCCTCCTCTTCTTCTCATCACCGGACAGTTTGAGCTCTTCGCCCTATGGTGGTTCTTCGAGACCTTCACGATGCTTTTACCGACTCTCTTCGAGGGCGGTAGGCTGATAAACGCGCTCCTGTTTCCGGTCATAGTCTGGTTCTGGGCGGCCTTTTACCTAGCGCTCCACGTTTATGGCTACCTCTCGGTGCTCCCCGGGAGGGTATGA
- a CDS encoding prolyl oligopeptidase family serine peptidase has product MEDPYAWMENLEDERVIRLVEEENRRFREFIGELSDELFPEVWEYYSMPALYGAKLTEKGIIAMYKERDRQLIRWLGGDLIVDSKALEEELNDEVLLQGFTADGKGRFLAYSFSIGGADEGITRIIDLETRRLIDEMKPSVWNVTFLKDGYYFSRFYRHGETPDGVKAPAVRLFWKDGSGEKMVFGEGLGSGYFIGLRKSTDGKWAMVTVTFGWNRAEVYVGPIEEPGMWKKAYSAEVPAEPIDVIDGKLYVLTKEGKGLGKVITVEDGEVTEIIPEGEFPLEWAVIVDGKILAGRLVHASHRLEVYSFDGEKLDEVTFDLPGSVYPLDTDGKRALLRYESFTVPYRLYGFDGKLNLIEGQEVEGDFRVEEDFAVSKDGTRVHYFLVKGTRDEKKAWVFGYGGFNIALTPRFFPQAIPFIKRGGTFAMANLRGGSEYGEEWHRVGMRENKQNVFDDFVAVLDKLKGEGYRVAAWGRSNGGLLVSATLVQRPDVMDAALIGYPVIDMLRFHRLYIGSVWVPEYGNPDDPKDREFLLKYSPYHNVKKQKYPPTLLYTGLHDDRVHPAHALKFFARMKEVSKDVYLRVETKSGHMGASPETRAKELTDLLAFVIKAV; this is encoded by the coding sequence ATGGAAGACCCCTACGCATGGATGGAGAACCTCGAAGATGAGCGGGTTATCAGGCTCGTTGAGGAGGAGAACAGGCGCTTCAGGGAGTTCATTGGGGAGCTGAGCGACGAACTGTTCCCGGAGGTATGGGAGTACTATTCAATGCCGGCCCTCTACGGCGCAAAGCTCACCGAGAAGGGCATCATAGCAATGTACAAGGAGAGGGATAGACAGCTTATCAGGTGGCTCGGTGGAGACCTCATAGTCGACTCCAAGGCCCTTGAGGAGGAGCTCAACGACGAGGTTCTGCTCCAGGGCTTCACCGCCGATGGGAAGGGGAGGTTTTTGGCTTACAGTTTTTCAATAGGCGGCGCCGACGAGGGCATAACCCGAATCATAGACCTCGAAACCAGGAGGCTCATCGACGAGATGAAGCCCTCGGTCTGGAATGTTACCTTCCTTAAGGACGGCTACTACTTCTCCCGCTTCTACCGGCACGGGGAGACGCCCGATGGGGTTAAGGCTCCAGCGGTGAGGCTCTTCTGGAAGGACGGTAGCGGGGAGAAGATGGTCTTCGGCGAGGGCCTCGGCTCCGGCTACTTCATCGGGCTGAGGAAGAGCACCGACGGAAAGTGGGCGATGGTAACCGTGACCTTCGGCTGGAACAGGGCAGAGGTATACGTCGGGCCGATTGAGGAGCCGGGAATGTGGAAGAAGGCCTATTCGGCGGAGGTGCCTGCGGAGCCGATCGATGTAATCGACGGAAAGCTCTACGTCCTTACGAAGGAAGGAAAGGGCCTCGGAAAGGTTATAACGGTAGAAGACGGCGAAGTTACCGAGATCATCCCTGAAGGGGAATTCCCGCTGGAGTGGGCGGTCATCGTGGACGGTAAAATCCTCGCCGGCAGGCTCGTCCACGCGAGCCACCGGCTTGAGGTCTACTCGTTCGATGGAGAAAAGCTTGACGAAGTAACTTTTGACCTCCCGGGAAGCGTCTATCCACTCGACACCGACGGGAAGAGAGCTTTACTCCGCTACGAGAGCTTCACGGTTCCGTACAGGCTCTACGGGTTCGATGGGAAGCTCAACCTCATAGAGGGGCAAGAAGTTGAAGGGGACTTCAGGGTCGAGGAGGACTTCGCGGTCTCGAAGGACGGGACGAGGGTTCACTACTTCCTCGTTAAGGGAACCAGAGATGAGAAGAAGGCGTGGGTCTTCGGCTACGGCGGCTTCAACATAGCCCTGACCCCGAGGTTCTTCCCGCAGGCGATACCCTTCATAAAGCGCGGCGGAACCTTCGCCATGGCCAACCTCCGCGGCGGTTCCGAGTACGGCGAGGAGTGGCACAGGGTAGGAATGAGGGAGAACAAACAGAATGTCTTCGATGACTTCGTAGCGGTTCTCGACAAGCTCAAAGGCGAGGGTTACCGGGTAGCGGCTTGGGGTAGGAGCAACGGCGGACTTCTCGTCTCGGCAACGCTCGTCCAGCGGCCGGACGTGATGGACGCCGCGCTGATAGGCTATCCCGTCATTGACATGCTCCGGTTCCACAGGCTATACATCGGGAGCGTCTGGGTTCCCGAGTACGGCAATCCCGACGACCCGAAGGACAGGGAGTTCCTGCTGAAGTACTCACCGTACCACAACGTGAAAAAGCAAAAGTATCCGCCGACGCTCCTCTATACCGGCCTCCACGACGACCGCGTGCATCCGGCGCACGCCCTGAAGTTCTTTGCTAGGATGAAGGAAGTCAGTAAAGATGTTTACCTCCGCGTTGAGACGAAGAGCGGCCACATGGGTGCCTCTCCGGAAACGAGGGCGAAGGAGCTGACGGATTTGCTGGCCTTTGTCATCAAGGCTGTTTGA
- a CDS encoding ATP-dependent helicase → MSGQGIRYAEREYTDEEIFEILSEPVREWFRRKFGTFTPPQRYAVIEIHRGENVLISSPTGSGKTLSAFLAAINELILLAKAGKLEDKIYVLYVSPLRALNNDIKRNLEGPLAEIKEVAKELGYEIPDIRVGIRTSDTSSYEKSKMVKRPPHILITTPESLAIALNAPKFRERLKTVKYLIIDEVHALAENKRGTHLALSVERLAHWSENEFVRIGLSATIHPLEEVAKFVFGFGDDGKPRPGLIVDVSFAKETKIWVESVVDDLVYTDAGTLSNALYRRLAELIREHRTTLIFTNTRSGAERVAYNLKKRYPEFEGLIEAHHSSLSREVRLDVEERLKRGELKAVVTSTSLELGIDIGTIDLVILIGSPKSVNRALQRIGRAGHRLHDISKGVILALDRDDLVEVTVLAHNARNRRLDRIRIPKNPLDVLVQHLLGMALNQVWDVEEAYRLVRRAYPYRDLPFDDFMSVLRYLAGEYAGLEERKVYAKIWLEDGRFGRRGKMTRAIYYMNVGTIPDEAKIRVYTMDKQMIGTVEEEFAERLMPGDIFVLAGRTYEFVKSRGNKIYVIPREGAKPTIPAWFSEMLPLSFDLALDVQRFRREVAGLVGNRRAKSLLMRKYGIDERAAKAILAYFREQVKYSTVPDDETVLVEEVLGERRNRYFFHTLIGRRANDALSRAFAYLVSKKKKTNVGVAINDNGFALLLPPEKRLSDEEIMSLFEIEDLRDVLKRALDNTELLKRRFRHVANRGLLILRRYIGRSKRLGRQQVMAVALLRVLKENHPDFPLLKEVYREIMEDKMDVEAAELFLGWIKKGRIKVVVEHNELPSPFAFNLEVIGSSDVVLMEDRREMIKQLHRKIMAMIEASG, encoded by the coding sequence ATGAGCGGGCAGGGAATACGTTACGCCGAGAGAGAATACACTGACGAGGAGATATTTGAGATACTCAGCGAGCCGGTTAGGGAGTGGTTTAGGCGGAAGTTTGGGACATTTACGCCACCACAGCGGTACGCGGTCATCGAGATCCACAGAGGAGAGAACGTGCTTATCTCGTCTCCAACAGGTTCTGGAAAGACCCTCTCGGCTTTCCTCGCGGCCATAAACGAGCTGATACTCTTGGCCAAGGCCGGAAAGCTTGAGGACAAAATCTACGTGCTCTACGTCTCCCCGCTGAGAGCTTTGAACAACGACATCAAGCGCAACTTGGAGGGGCCCCTGGCCGAGATAAAGGAAGTGGCAAAGGAGCTCGGCTACGAGATTCCGGACATAAGGGTGGGCATAAGGACGAGCGATACCTCAAGCTACGAGAAGAGCAAGATGGTGAAGAGGCCGCCGCACATCCTGATCACAACCCCCGAGAGCCTCGCCATAGCCCTGAACGCCCCCAAGTTCCGCGAGAGGCTTAAGACGGTCAAATACCTCATCATAGACGAGGTTCACGCCTTAGCCGAGAACAAGCGCGGCACTCACCTCGCGCTCAGCGTCGAGAGGCTCGCCCACTGGTCGGAGAACGAGTTCGTGAGGATAGGACTGAGCGCGACGATTCATCCGCTTGAGGAGGTCGCCAAATTCGTCTTCGGCTTCGGTGACGATGGGAAGCCGAGGCCGGGCCTGATAGTCGACGTCAGCTTCGCCAAGGAGACTAAAATATGGGTCGAGAGCGTTGTAGATGACCTCGTTTACACGGACGCTGGGACGCTCAGCAATGCCCTGTACCGCCGTCTGGCGGAGCTCATCAGGGAGCACAGGACAACGCTAATCTTCACAAACACAAGGAGTGGCGCTGAGAGGGTCGCATACAACCTGAAAAAGCGCTATCCGGAGTTTGAGGGTTTAATAGAGGCACACCACTCAAGCCTTTCAAGGGAGGTTCGCCTGGACGTTGAGGAGAGGCTCAAGAGGGGTGAGCTTAAGGCGGTTGTGACTTCGACGAGCCTTGAGCTCGGGATTGACATTGGAACGATTGACCTCGTGATCCTCATCGGTTCGCCGAAGAGCGTTAATAGAGCCCTACAGAGGATTGGAAGGGCCGGCCACAGGCTCCACGACATCAGCAAAGGAGTAATCCTCGCCCTCGACCGCGACGACCTCGTCGAGGTTACCGTCCTGGCCCACAACGCCCGCAACAGAAGGCTTGACCGGATAAGGATTCCCAAGAACCCCCTCGATGTTCTCGTTCAGCACCTCCTCGGGATGGCGCTCAACCAGGTGTGGGACGTAGAGGAGGCATATAGGCTTGTGAGACGTGCCTACCCATACCGCGACCTGCCCTTTGATGACTTCATGAGCGTGCTGAGGTATTTGGCAGGCGAGTACGCCGGCCTGGAGGAGAGGAAGGTCTACGCGAAGATATGGCTTGAGGACGGCCGCTTTGGGAGACGCGGCAAGATGACGAGGGCGATTTACTACATGAACGTCGGCACAATACCGGACGAGGCAAAGATTCGGGTCTACACCATGGACAAGCAGATGATCGGAACGGTTGAGGAGGAGTTTGCTGAGAGGCTGATGCCCGGCGACATCTTCGTTTTAGCTGGGAGAACCTACGAGTTCGTCAAGAGCAGGGGCAACAAGATTTATGTGATTCCCCGTGAGGGGGCTAAGCCCACCATTCCAGCCTGGTTCTCGGAGATGCTTCCGCTCAGCTTCGACTTAGCTTTAGATGTCCAGCGCTTCAGGAGAGAGGTTGCAGGTCTCGTGGGAAATCGCCGCGCCAAGAGCCTGCTCATGAGAAAGTACGGCATAGACGAGAGGGCAGCCAAGGCGATTTTAGCTTATTTCCGCGAGCAGGTGAAGTATTCAACGGTTCCAGACGATGAGACGGTTCTCGTTGAAGAGGTCCTTGGGGAGAGGCGCAACCGCTACTTCTTCCACACACTCATCGGGAGAAGAGCCAACGATGCCCTGAGCAGGGCCTTTGCATATCTCGTGAGCAAGAAAAAGAAGACCAACGTCGGTGTTGCCATAAACGACAACGGCTTCGCCTTGCTCCTTCCACCCGAAAAAAGGCTGAGTGATGAGGAGATAATGTCCCTGTTTGAAATTGAAGATCTCCGTGATGTTCTTAAGAGGGCCCTTGACAACACGGAGCTCCTCAAGAGGCGCTTCAGGCACGTCGCCAACCGCGGGCTTCTAATACTTAGGAGATACATCGGAAGGAGCAAGCGCCTCGGGAGGCAGCAGGTTATGGCAGTGGCACTGCTGAGGGTTCTCAAGGAAAACCATCCGGACTTTCCGCTGCTTAAGGAGGTCTACCGTGAGATAATGGAGGACAAGATGGACGTTGAGGCTGCCGAACTCTTCCTGGGCTGGATTAAAAAGGGCAGGATAAAGGTGGTGGTCGAGCACAACGAACTCCCAAGTCCGTTCGCCTTCAACCTTGAGGTGATAGGCTCAAGCGACGTGGTCCTCATGGAGGACAGAAGGGAGATGATAAAACAGCTCCACAGAAAGATAATGGCGATGATAGAGGCGTCAGGGTAG
- a CDS encoding ATPase domain-containing protein has translation MYGKRISTGIPGLDVMLRGGLIPGRTYLVKGAPGTGKTTLAMHFAMAGIANGENVLYVTLEEPAENLRADMAKMGFRINDSRFTLIDATPTSERYVLVEDFFESFAGSLEKMTNAIREQIRERHYTRVVLDPVTMLKLTASDEMEYRKAFLGFVKSMMRMRATVLMTSELQKTDIEEYLVSGVMELRMFDIQGTLYRGLKILKFRGSGFDHSMRPYEITDRGIVVHHDRVISLP, from the coding sequence ATGTACGGCAAAAGGATATCAACGGGTATCCCAGGACTCGATGTCATGCTCAGGGGCGGTCTAATACCTGGAAGGACGTACCTCGTCAAAGGTGCTCCCGGTACGGGTAAAACAACGCTCGCAATGCACTTCGCAATGGCGGGCATCGCCAACGGTGAGAACGTCCTCTACGTGACGCTTGAAGAGCCGGCCGAGAACCTTAGGGCGGACATGGCCAAGATGGGCTTTAGAATCAACGACAGCCGATTCACTCTGATAGATGCAACACCGACCTCGGAGAGGTACGTCCTCGTGGAGGACTTCTTCGAGTCGTTCGCCGGCAGTCTGGAGAAGATGACAAACGCGATAAGGGAACAGATACGGGAGAGGCATTACACAAGGGTCGTGCTCGACCCCGTGACCATGCTGAAGCTAACAGCCTCCGACGAGATGGAGTACCGAAAGGCTTTCCTGGGATTCGTGAAATCCATGATGCGCATGAGGGCCACTGTCCTGATGACATCCGAACTTCAGAAGACTGATATCGAGGAATATCTCGTGAGCGGTGTTATGGAGCTGAGGATGTTTGATATTCAGGGTACGCTCTACCGCGGACTGAAGATACTGAAGTTCAGGGGTAGTGGGTTTGATCACAGCATGCGCCCCTATGAGATAACCGACAGGGGAATAGTCGTCCACCACGACCGCGTCATTTCACTACCCTGA